The following proteins come from a genomic window of Brevibacillus antibioticus:
- the spoIIIAG gene encoding stage III sporulation protein AG: MNQLWEKLKSLFMKQQGETMQEEKKMVVGSKGKNQKLKPLHYFIVILGIGVAIMILTDFLRVEKDQPLGFGDIGSEAPGPPEGNASSQVLGGSTTTDVIAEYENIYETQLRDILASVVGVGEVEVMVNLESTPELVVEKNRNIRSSTNQEMDKEKATRNQNDQSRDEQVVIVQGGKQDAPVIVKTLKPKVRGVLVVAKGADNIQVKAWITEAVQKVLDVPAYKISILPKKG, from the coding sequence ATGAACCAATTATGGGAAAAGCTGAAAAGTTTGTTTATGAAGCAACAAGGCGAGACGATGCAGGAAGAAAAGAAAATGGTAGTAGGGAGTAAAGGAAAAAACCAAAAACTGAAGCCGCTGCATTATTTCATCGTCATATTGGGCATTGGCGTAGCCATCATGATTCTGACAGACTTCCTCAGAGTGGAAAAAGACCAGCCACTCGGATTTGGAGATATAGGGAGTGAGGCGCCAGGTCCTCCTGAAGGCAATGCAAGTTCCCAAGTGTTGGGGGGATCAACGACTACCGATGTCATTGCAGAGTATGAAAACATTTACGAGACACAGCTTCGCGATATCCTCGCTTCTGTTGTCGGCGTTGGCGAAGTAGAGGTCATGGTCAATCTGGAATCAACACCAGAGCTGGTTGTAGAAAAAAACCGCAACATCCGTTCCTCAACCAATCAGGAAATGGACAAAGAAAAGGCAACCCGCAATCAAAATGACCAGTCACGAGATGAGCAGGTCGTCATCGTGCAAGGCGGCAAGCAAGATGCCCCTGTTATTGTGAAGACGCTGAAGCCGAAAGTCCGCGGGGTCCTGGTAGTAGCTAAAGGGGCCGATAACATCCAGGTTAAAGCGTGGATCACTGAAGCCGTTCAAAAGGTTTTGGATGTTCCCGCTTATAAAATATCCATTTTGCCCAAAAAAGGGTAG
- the spoIIIAF gene encoding stage III sporulation protein AF has translation MTWLTLWLKKIILLVLLAAFLDLILPNTTLQRYVKMVMGLILLLTIISPVFSLFSLSQEDLAFRLDRYQQELNKPASAEWKRITDKLLGQQNQQITAYVQSQVASSVKASVKEQYGVTVEDVTITLNKQNPEQPTLERIELLVGDANKEEQKGQSTIEPIKPVQPVEITIGKPIEIKPDSKSEMAATAHHDNPLYAQITNDVAKEWGLSKSQVVIKDESREREKQ, from the coding sequence ATGACGTGGTTAACACTGTGGTTGAAAAAAATTATCCTGCTCGTCCTTTTGGCTGCCTTCCTCGATCTGATCCTGCCCAATACGACACTGCAACGCTACGTAAAAATGGTGATGGGCTTGATTCTTTTGCTGACAATCATTTCTCCTGTGTTTAGTCTGTTCAGCCTCTCGCAGGAAGATTTGGCCTTTCGTTTGGATCGATACCAACAAGAGCTGAACAAGCCTGCTTCGGCAGAGTGGAAACGTATCACTGACAAGCTGCTCGGTCAACAAAATCAGCAGATAACTGCTTACGTCCAGTCACAGGTAGCGTCCTCAGTAAAAGCCAGTGTTAAAGAACAGTACGGCGTAACTGTTGAAGATGTCACGATTACCCTCAATAAGCAAAATCCGGAGCAGCCAACTCTTGAGCGAATCGAGCTACTAGTCGGTGACGCGAACAAGGAAGAGCAAAAAGGGCAGAGCACGATTGAACCGATTAAACCTGTCCAGCCTGTTGAAATTACGATTGGCAAACCCATTGAAATAAAACCTGATTCGAAATCAGAAATGGCAGCAACAGCTCATCATGACAATCCACTTTACGCGCAAATCACAAACGATGTCGCCAAAGAGTGGGGGCTTTCGAAGAGTCAGGTCGTCATCAAAGACGAATCGAGAGAAAGAGAGAAACAGTAG
- the spoIIIAE gene encoding stage III sporulation protein AE — translation MAHTCKLILFGFLLLALFPVAVSAAVTPAVAPVAGPINQIVQQQVDQLQLDRVEQYWHQLQRDYKGYLPDLKSDGFIQILMQQGDFSISGVLQGIGKFIFHEILMNGKLLSSIIIITVFAMILETMQNAFERNAVSTVAYSITYLVLMVLAINSFHVAITYAKDAIANMSDFMLAMIPLVIALLASVGNLASATMFHPLIIFMINTSGMMISYVVFPLLFLSAMLSIVSLFSERYKVTQLATLLRNIAMGVLGSFLTIFLAIISIQGATSAVADGVTLRTAKYITGNFIPIVGRVFSDAADTVLNASLLVKNAVGLAGVLILIMLCAFPALKILVLALIYNLSSAVLQPLGNSPIISALGTIGKSLLFVFAALATVGLMFFLAITIMIAAGNISMMVR, via the coding sequence ATGGCACACACTTGCAAGCTGATCCTGTTCGGGTTCCTGCTCCTTGCCTTGTTTCCAGTTGCCGTGTCTGCTGCTGTGACACCTGCTGTGGCACCTGTAGCCGGTCCGATCAATCAAATCGTGCAACAACAGGTCGATCAACTGCAGCTAGACCGAGTCGAACAGTATTGGCATCAGTTGCAGCGCGACTATAAAGGGTACTTGCCAGACTTGAAATCGGATGGCTTTATCCAAATCCTCATGCAGCAAGGTGACTTCAGTATTTCAGGAGTCCTGCAAGGAATAGGCAAGTTCATCTTTCATGAGATTTTGATGAATGGCAAGCTGCTCAGCTCCATCATTATCATTACAGTCTTCGCGATGATTCTTGAAACGATGCAGAATGCCTTTGAACGCAATGCGGTATCGACAGTGGCGTATTCGATTACTTATCTCGTCTTGATGGTACTTGCGATCAACAGCTTTCATGTCGCTATTACCTATGCCAAAGACGCAATCGCGAACATGTCTGATTTCATGCTGGCCATGATTCCACTCGTCATCGCACTGCTTGCTTCGGTAGGCAATCTGGCATCCGCCACAATGTTTCACCCGCTGATTATCTTCATGATCAACACAAGCGGCATGATGATCTCTTATGTCGTATTCCCGCTTCTGTTCCTCTCTGCGATGCTCTCGATCGTCAGCCTGTTTTCAGAGAGGTACAAAGTCACGCAGTTAGCGACCTTGCTACGCAATATTGCAATGGGTGTCCTTGGTTCATTTCTGACGATCTTTCTCGCCATCATTTCCATACAAGGAGCGACTTCAGCCGTTGCGGACGGGGTCACTCTCCGAACAGCGAAATACATCACGGGCAATTTCATCCCGATAGTAGGTCGTGTGTTCTCCGATGCGGCAGATACCGTACTCAATGCCTCGCTACTCGTCAAAAATGCCGTGGGCTTGGCGGGAGTTTTGATCCTGATCATGCTATGCGCGTTTCCAGCTTTGAAGATACTGGTACTGGCTCTGATCTACAATCTGTCATCTGCCGTACTCCAACCGCTTGGAAACAGTCCAATCATCAGTGCTTTAGGTACGATTGGGAAAAGTCTTTTGTTCGTCTTCGCTGCTTTGGCAACGGTCGGCTTGATGTTCTTTCTGGCGATTACGATCATGATTGCGGCGGGCAACATCTCCATGATGGTTCGGTAG
- the spoIIIAD gene encoding stage III sporulation protein AD, whose product MEIVQIVGLGLVATILALVIKEQKPMFAFLLAIASGVIIFYFLVGKIADVIRVLERLAVQADLNLVFLETILKIIGIAYIAEFGAQMTRDAGQGAIASKIELAGKVLILVMAVPIIQIIIETVIDLLPA is encoded by the coding sequence ATGGAGATTGTACAAATTGTCGGGCTAGGACTGGTAGCTACGATTCTCGCGCTAGTCATTAAGGAACAGAAGCCGATGTTCGCCTTTTTGCTGGCGATCGCGAGCGGAGTCATCATCTTTTACTTTCTCGTCGGAAAAATAGCAGATGTCATTCGGGTTTTGGAAAGATTGGCGGTTCAAGCAGATTTGAACCTTGTGTTTCTGGAAACGATTCTAAAAATCATCGGAATTGCCTATATTGCTGAATTCGGTGCACAGATGACCCGAGATGCTGGACAAGGTGCGATTGCTTCGAAAATCGAGCTCGCTGGAAAAGTCCTCATACTGGTTATGGCTGTACCGATCATCCAAATCATTATCGAAACAGTGATCGACTTGTTGCCGGCATAA
- the spoIIIAC gene encoding stage III sporulation protein AC, translated as MDFDLTPVFQIGAVGFITAILHTVLKQAGKEDIAHWATLVGFIIVLYMVSHYIGDLFSEVKRVFLFN; from the coding sequence GTGGATTTTGATTTGACACCTGTTTTCCAGATAGGAGCAGTAGGTTTCATTACAGCCATCCTGCATACGGTCCTGAAGCAGGCGGGCAAGGAAGATATTGCGCATTGGGCAACTCTGGTCGGATTCATCATTGTCCTGTACATGGTGTCCCATTACATCGGTGACTTGTTCTCCGAGGTAAAACGCGTCTTCCTGTTCAACTGA
- the spoIIIAB gene encoding stage III sporulation protein SpoIIIAB: MVKLMGAVLILFSASMVGWQIGKYYANRPVQLRALLVALQMLETEIVFGMTPLQRAFVKVGHRVSEEVGKVFLLAAEFLQTEKVHSAEEALQQAMNRLWTQTALRRQEREVLESLGQVLGSSDREDQQKHLRLAVTHLRGLEEEARAEQEKYEKMYKSLGFLGGLLVVILMF; the protein is encoded by the coding sequence ATGGTCAAGCTGATGGGAGCCGTACTCATCCTGTTTTCGGCGTCGATGGTTGGGTGGCAGATCGGCAAGTATTACGCGAATCGTCCCGTTCAGCTTCGGGCTCTGCTCGTAGCTCTACAAATGCTCGAAACGGAAATCGTGTTCGGGATGACTCCATTACAGCGGGCGTTTGTGAAGGTCGGTCATCGCGTTTCCGAAGAGGTAGGGAAAGTATTTCTGCTGGCCGCAGAATTCCTGCAGACAGAAAAGGTGCATTCGGCTGAGGAAGCCTTGCAACAGGCTATGAATAGACTCTGGACCCAAACCGCCTTGCGAAGACAAGAGCGAGAGGTGCTTGAGAGTCTAGGTCAGGTACTCGGATCATCCGATCGGGAAGACCAGCAAAAGCATTTGCGCCTAGCTGTCACTCACCTGCGAGGGCTGGAAGAGGAGGCTCGTGCAGAACAGGAAAAGTACGAAAAAATGTACAAGAGTTTGGGCTTTTTAGGTGGACTCTTGGTCGTCATCCTGATGTTCTAA
- the spoIIIAA gene encoding stage III sporulation protein AA, producing MNEILAILPATLRTILTALPIAVRENMEEIRLRQNQPLEVRFGQQSSYVTPSGQITPIPAQGWLFSAEEAAKLLNQVSQHSLYALEEELKRGYITVVGGHRIGIAGKVVLDKGEVKGIRDVTSFNIRIAREKKGAARKVMPYLFEDGKLLNTLLISPPQCGKTTLLRDMARTISYGSEWSSSRKVGIVDERSELAGCLQGVPQRDVGPRTDVLDACPKAVGMMMLIRSMSPDVLIVDEVGRAEDGDAVWEAIHAGVAVICSAHGASVKEVAERPMLGKLIRYGAFFRYIVLSRAKGVGTIQAIYDQSMNLVEREKVAWSS from the coding sequence ATGAATGAGATTTTGGCGATTTTGCCAGCAACTTTACGCACGATTTTGACGGCCCTTCCTATCGCGGTAAGAGAAAATATGGAAGAGATTCGGCTTCGGCAAAACCAACCGCTAGAAGTCCGGTTTGGCCAACAATCTAGCTATGTGACACCGTCGGGACAAATCACCCCGATACCTGCCCAAGGATGGCTGTTTTCAGCAGAAGAGGCTGCAAAGCTCTTAAACCAGGTCAGCCAGCATTCTCTCTATGCCTTGGAAGAAGAGTTGAAAAGGGGTTACATCACGGTAGTTGGCGGTCATCGCATTGGCATTGCGGGGAAAGTGGTGCTGGATAAAGGCGAAGTGAAGGGAATCAGAGATGTGACCAGCTTCAACATCCGAATTGCCCGCGAGAAAAAAGGCGCGGCTAGGAAGGTCATGCCGTATTTGTTTGAGGATGGGAAATTGCTGAACACGCTACTCATCTCCCCACCCCAGTGCGGGAAGACAACCTTGTTGCGTGATATGGCGCGAACCATCAGCTACGGGAGCGAGTGGTCTTCCAGTCGCAAGGTAGGAATTGTGGACGAGCGTTCTGAGTTGGCGGGATGCTTGCAGGGGGTTCCACAACGAGATGTCGGTCCGCGAACGGATGTGCTGGATGCTTGCCCAAAAGCTGTCGGGATGATGATGCTGATTCGCTCCATGTCTCCTGATGTTTTGATTGTGGACGAGGTGGGAAGAGCGGAGGATGGCGACGCAGTATGGGAAGCGATTCATGCAGGGGTAGCCGTCATTTGCTCGGCACATGGAGCGAGCGTCAAGGAAGTAGCCGAACGCCCCATGCTGGGCAAGCTGATTCGGTATGGAGCCTTTTTTCGCTATATTGTACTCAGCCGCGCAAAAGGTGTCGGAACGATCCAGGCTATCTACGATCAAAGCATGAACCTGGTTGAAAGGGAGAAGGTTGCATGGTCAAGCTGA
- a CDS encoding CD1247 N-terminal domain-containing protein, whose amino-acid sequence MPESLANRIAYLQGLADGLEVGEKSPEGKIMVEMIEILGEVQGELRELHARVEEAEDYVEALDDDLEDIELYLFEDDDLYETVVDCEDEDDEYATFYDLDDDEDAQLYEGQVDPHLDTTYEFACPSCQKEIYLHEGKDEEGYRHYVIEPVDNKKNR is encoded by the coding sequence ATGCCAGAATCATTGGCGAATCGAATCGCATACTTGCAAGGTTTGGCAGATGGGTTGGAAGTGGGGGAGAAGAGCCCCGAAGGAAAAATTATGGTAGAGATGATTGAGATTCTAGGTGAGGTGCAGGGGGAGCTACGAGAGCTTCACGCGCGAGTAGAAGAGGCAGAGGATTATGTAGAGGCCTTGGATGACGACTTGGAGGACATTGAGCTCTACCTTTTTGAAGATGATGACTTGTACGAGACCGTTGTCGATTGTGAGGATGAAGACGACGAGTACGCGACTTTCTACGATTTGGATGATGATGAAGATGCACAACTGTATGAAGGACAAGTAGATCCCCATCTCGATACGACCTACGAGTTCGCATGCCCTAGCTGCCAGAAAGAAATCTATCTGCACGAGGGCAAAGATGAGGAAGGCTACCGACACTATGTAATAGAGCCAGTGGATAACAAGAAAAACAGATAA
- a CDS encoding DUF2619 domain-containing protein codes for MLEKAIMGMAALRIFSGSIEIIAALLILKVNQVEKALLINSGLAIVGPIILITTTTIGLLGMSDRISFAKIAWILVGISCILIGVRK; via the coding sequence ATGTTGGAAAAAGCGATTATGGGGATGGCAGCTCTTAGGATCTTCTCAGGTAGTATCGAGATCATTGCAGCTTTGCTCATTTTGAAAGTAAACCAGGTCGAAAAAGCTCTGCTCATTAATTCAGGTCTTGCGATAGTCGGGCCAATTATCTTGATCACTACCACGACAATCGGTTTATTAGGCATGTCGGATCGGATTAGCTTCGCCAAAATTGCTTGGATTCTGGTGGGGATCTCGTGCATCTTGATTGGCGTCCGCAAATAA
- a CDS encoding phosphosulfolactate synthase, translating into MIECDQSFLPESWANPSGQFREKPRTKGLTMVIDKGLGLTAYSDLLALAAPYIDLYKLGFGTIALYPLEILNQKLTLAKQNGVHIMPGGTFFEIAIRHNTIADYMKLIRSLGFSAVEISDGTFPLSFAQRQEAINYALDNDLVVYTEVGKKTAEYRACREELLETLSFDLHNGASHVIVEARESGTVGVCDGDGKIDDSFVLDIVSGAKEKASRLIWEAPQKDQQVCFIKTIGSDVNLGNIASTDVFSLETLRRGLRGDTALIMDRGRCYPCE; encoded by the coding sequence ATGATAGAGTGTGATCAGTCGTTTTTGCCTGAAAGCTGGGCAAATCCGTCCGGGCAATTTCGAGAAAAGCCCCGTACGAAGGGCTTAACCATGGTCATTGACAAAGGCCTTGGGCTTACCGCTTATTCCGACTTATTAGCGCTGGCTGCTCCTTATATTGATCTATACAAACTCGGCTTTGGCACCATCGCTTTGTACCCCCTCGAAATTCTCAACCAAAAATTGACCCTCGCAAAACAAAATGGCGTACACATCATGCCAGGAGGAACTTTTTTTGAAATCGCCATTCGCCACAATACAATTGCAGATTATATGAAGCTGATTCGCTCCCTCGGTTTTTCTGCTGTAGAAATATCCGATGGAACGTTCCCTTTATCCTTCGCACAGCGTCAGGAAGCCATCAATTACGCGTTAGACAATGATCTGGTGGTGTACACAGAGGTCGGAAAAAAAACGGCCGAGTATCGCGCATGTCGAGAGGAATTACTGGAGACCCTCAGCTTTGACCTGCACAATGGTGCCAGTCACGTTATTGTGGAAGCCAGAGAAAGTGGTACTGTCGGCGTGTGTGACGGGGATGGCAAGATTGACGATTCCTTCGTTTTGGACATTGTATCCGGGGCCAAAGAAAAAGCCTCCCGCCTGATTTGGGAGGCACCACAAAAAGATCAGCAGGTCTGCTTTATCAAGACTATTGGCAGCGACGTTAATCTCGGAAATATTGCCTCTACGGATGTATTCTCTTTGGAGACGCTACGGCGAGGATTGCGCGGCGATACAGCCCTAATCATGGATAGAGGGAGATGTTATCCGTGCGAATAG
- a CDS encoding 2-phosphosulfolactate phosphatase: MRIEVVPTVEEIRFEQISNHVVIVIDVLRASSTIVTALGNGFSCVIPVETIGQANSLRTGDCILAGERHCKKIPEFDCNNSPTEIAALGKTGSQLILTTTNGTRAIQKAERATALLIGCFLNATACIQHALSYHLDITLYCAGTRSEFALEDGLAAGLMIVQAQQSLPSIQICDLGEVLKASYLYYDGKLSELLPHTTTGKRLIQHHLASDIRYCAQVDQYQIVPYIKEKRILPHLVS, from the coding sequence GTGCGAATAGAAGTGGTGCCGACTGTGGAAGAAATTCGTTTTGAACAAATCAGCAATCATGTAGTCATCGTCATTGATGTGCTTCGTGCATCCAGTACGATTGTCACCGCATTAGGTAATGGATTTTCCTGCGTCATCCCGGTCGAAACGATTGGGCAAGCGAACTCGCTCCGCACGGGCGACTGCATTTTGGCCGGTGAACGCCACTGTAAAAAAATCCCCGAATTCGACTGCAACAACTCACCAACCGAAATCGCAGCACTCGGAAAAACGGGGAGCCAGCTTATTCTCACCACGACGAACGGGACTCGCGCGATCCAAAAAGCAGAACGTGCCACTGCTCTGTTGATTGGCTGCTTTTTGAATGCCACCGCATGCATTCAGCACGCTCTTTCTTATCATCTCGACATTACTCTGTACTGTGCTGGGACTCGTTCGGAATTCGCTCTGGAAGACGGTCTGGCGGCCGGCTTGATGATTGTGCAGGCACAACAATCATTACCGAGTATCCAAATTTGTGATCTGGGTGAAGTTCTAAAAGCGAGCTACCTTTACTACGATGGAAAACTGAGCGAGCTGTTACCCCACACAACAACTGGAAAAAGGCTCATCCAGCACCATCTTGCAAGCGATATACGGTACTGCGCTCAAGTCGATCAGTATCAAATCGTTCCTTATATCAAGGAGAAACGCATACTCCCACACCTTGTCTCATAA
- a CDS encoding DUF441 domain-containing protein, with the protein MMSGEVMLVILIVIGLIGRSPIIATAASILLVLKLTALERFFPTVERRGLELGLLFLTISVLVPFASEKISWKDVTPLFTTVVGLTALAGGAIATWMNGKGLDLLRSEPQMVVGLVIGSIIGIVFFRGIPVGPLMAAGITAFVLKLWEWFGSK; encoded by the coding sequence ATGATGTCTGGAGAAGTGATGCTCGTCATCCTAATCGTTATCGGTCTTATTGGGCGCTCACCGATTATTGCGACTGCCGCAAGTATATTGTTGGTGTTGAAGCTAACGGCACTGGAGCGTTTTTTCCCGACGGTGGAACGCCGGGGGCTTGAGCTAGGCCTGCTTTTCTTGACGATTTCCGTACTGGTTCCATTCGCCAGCGAAAAAATATCGTGGAAGGACGTCACCCCACTATTCACGACGGTAGTCGGACTGACAGCACTAGCTGGTGGAGCGATTGCCACCTGGATGAATGGGAAAGGACTTGACCTCTTGAGGTCTGAACCGCAAATGGTTGTCGGGCTGGTGATTGGGTCGATCATCGGTATTGTGTTTTTCCGAGGCATTCCCGTCGGACCTTTGATGGCTGCCGGGATTACAGCGTTTGTGTTGAAGCTGTGGGAGTGGTTTGGGAGTAAATAA
- a CDS encoding DUF4179 domain-containing protein yields MNCSKTEQLRKYLVGELSSDEARLMEQHVEACLCCQRQMVDEDKSGEDYSSLRVPSTLPIDFTAQVMMALETVRTPTPKSNWKKRSVTILKKTALAVASVTAIITFGSMVSPTFASYVNSVIQSIQGIDTGMKQAAEKGYAQAINKSETDQGITLNVKEVVADPVRMAIFAQVVDQNGKRIPFEPSKIEVNLTYKTKSGEELNPDGGGFSYGEEGEYLVISHDIFQFLKESKTQLDEMVVGVDATMLDGKEGNWKMEFPVDLKKARAAANETTIGKDFMTPHGIKVALQNIKTVPSVSLIELETTWTEERAKQVQKIKEENGWVVKEDVEDVPGVWTDAKLVERYFIDIGLAYEIVDEKGKVVAGWDDSIYGNKLNQIRKNTVAPYRGQLHDEGKRYTKFNGISPLADDQTYTFKLHSLYLGEPAKFQATIPVDKLMKEKVTVTNNDSVYTFTGFTLKTTEGEEKIGDHTYSGKGAIIPFTAVLPEGIIGNEVWSAQDDAKQDYRLLMEETFKRDKDGRVHVSGTFFIRDLEKQPKELSLKHLMQWRQYQGMNWEVPFKTSSKR; encoded by the coding sequence ATGAACTGCTCCAAAACTGAACAATTGCGCAAGTATTTGGTTGGAGAATTATCTTCTGACGAAGCCAGGCTGATGGAACAACACGTAGAAGCGTGCCTGTGCTGTCAGCGGCAGATGGTGGACGAAGATAAGAGCGGCGAGGACTATTCGAGCCTGCGAGTCCCCAGTACGTTGCCAATCGACTTTACTGCTCAGGTAATGATGGCATTAGAGACTGTGCGTACTCCTACACCAAAATCAAATTGGAAAAAGAGGAGTGTAACTATTTTGAAAAAAACCGCGTTAGCCGTAGCGAGTGTTACAGCGATTATTACGTTTGGGTCCATGGTGTCACCAACTTTTGCGAGCTATGTAAACAGTGTCATTCAGTCCATCCAAGGCATAGACACCGGAATGAAGCAGGCAGCCGAAAAAGGCTATGCCCAAGCCATCAATAAGAGCGAGACCGATCAAGGAATTACATTGAATGTGAAAGAAGTGGTTGCTGATCCGGTGCGAATGGCTATCTTCGCTCAAGTAGTCGATCAAAATGGCAAGCGGATCCCGTTTGAACCAAGTAAAATCGAAGTGAACCTTACGTATAAAACGAAGTCAGGTGAAGAGCTCAATCCAGATGGAGGGGGCTTTAGCTACGGGGAGGAAGGCGAATATCTTGTCATTAGTCATGATATCTTCCAATTCCTAAAAGAAAGTAAGACGCAACTGGATGAAATGGTTGTTGGCGTCGACGCAACGATGCTGGATGGAAAAGAAGGCAACTGGAAGATGGAGTTTCCAGTGGATTTGAAAAAGGCGAGAGCGGCAGCAAATGAAACTACGATCGGGAAAGATTTCATGACCCCGCATGGCATTAAGGTAGCGTTGCAAAACATTAAGACTGTGCCTAGTGTTAGTTTGATTGAATTGGAGACAACGTGGACGGAAGAGCGAGCGAAGCAGGTTCAAAAAATAAAAGAAGAAAATGGTTGGGTCGTAAAGGAAGATGTGGAAGATGTACCAGGAGTGTGGACAGATGCAAAGCTCGTGGAGAGATATTTCATAGACATCGGATTGGCCTATGAAATCGTGGATGAAAAAGGAAAAGTAGTAGCAGGATGGGATGATTCTATTTACGGGAACAAACTCAATCAAATTCGCAAAAACACGGTAGCTCCCTACCGAGGACAACTGCATGACGAGGGGAAACGGTATACGAAGTTTAATGGCATCTCGCCTTTGGCTGACGACCAAACGTATACTTTCAAGCTGCACTCCCTGTACCTGGGTGAGCCGGCGAAGTTTCAAGCGACCATTCCGGTTGATAAGCTGATGAAAGAAAAGGTGACCGTAACGAATAACGACAGTGTGTACACCTTTACGGGCTTTACCTTAAAAACGACGGAGGGCGAGGAAAAAATCGGGGACCATACCTACAGCGGTAAAGGTGCCATCATCCCGTTCACGGCTGTTCTGCCTGAAGGTATCATCGGGAATGAGGTATGGAGCGCGCAAGATGACGCCAAGCAAGACTACCGATTGCTCATGGAAGAAACATTCAAGAGAGACAAGGATGGGCGTGTACATGTCAGTGGGACCTTTTTTATCCGTGATCTAGAAAAGCAACCGAAAGAGCTGAGCCTGAAGCATTTGATGCAATGGCGTCAATACCAAGGGATGAATTGGGAAGTCCCATTTAAAACGTCTAGCAAACGGTAA
- a CDS encoding RNA polymerase sigma factor, with amino-acid sequence MQDDWLFIQQVQGGNRDAYSYLVDKYKDRLYSYLYRMTGQQQDAQDLTQEAFIKAYCQLDKYRPTDAFLAWLYRIASNLCVDAWRKNKRYLKTPLEETRLIETDTPEKAYLEKEKKGALQQQIMALGEEYRIVFLLKYMEQLSYKEISEILHIPITTVQMRIHHAKKKLRASMAQERSGRGAIYELLQN; translated from the coding sequence TTGCAGGATGATTGGTTGTTCATACAACAGGTGCAAGGAGGTAATCGCGATGCCTACTCGTACCTGGTCGACAAGTACAAGGATCGATTATACAGCTATCTATATCGCATGACAGGACAGCAGCAGGATGCCCAGGACCTGACGCAGGAGGCTTTCATCAAGGCGTACTGTCAGTTGGACAAATATAGGCCGACGGATGCTTTTTTGGCTTGGCTCTATCGGATTGCGTCCAATTTGTGCGTCGATGCGTGGCGCAAGAACAAGCGCTACCTTAAAACGCCATTGGAAGAAACCAGACTGATTGAAACAGATACACCCGAAAAAGCTTATTTGGAAAAGGAAAAGAAAGGCGCCTTGCAACAACAAATCATGGCGCTGGGTGAGGAATACCGCATTGTGTTTCTGCTGAAATACATGGAGCAGTTGAGTTACAAGGAGATTAGCGAAATTCTGCATATCCCGATTACAACCGTGCAAATGCGCATTCATCACGCCAAGAAAAAGCTCCGGGCAAGTATGGCGCAAGAAAGGTCAGGAAGGGGTGCTATATATGAACTGCTCCAAAACTGA